The genomic region CGGCGCCCACCGGGTGCGGGCCCGCACCGCCCCGGCCGCGTCGGCGTCGACGACGCCGCTGTTCGCCAGCTTGCGCGGCGGCCTGGGGTCGTTCGCGACGCGGCTGGCCGAGCGGTCCGGCGCGACCGTGCGCACCGGCGTGCTGGTGCGCGCCGTGGAACGCACCGCCGGCGGCTGGCGGGTCGTCTGCGACCGGGTCGGCGGCGGGGAGAAGCCCGAGCCGCTGACGGCCGACGCGGTGATCCTCGCCGTGCCCGCCGGGGTGGCCCGGACACTGCTGAGCCCGCTGGCCCCGCACGCGGCGGCCCCGCTCGCCGGTGTCCCCTACGCCTCCGTCGGCCTGATCACGCTGGTCTACCGGGACGTCACCCCGCCGCCGGGCAGCGGTTTCCTGGTGCCGGCGCGGGCGGGTACGTCGGTGAAGGCGGCCACCTTCCTGACCACGAAGTGGCCGCATGTCCGCGCCGGCCGGTTCACGGTGGTCCGGGCCAGCATCGGCCGCGCCGGCGCCGAGCACGACCTGCAGCGCGGCGACACCGAGCTCGCCGGCGTGGCCGCGGCGGAGATCGCCCAGATCACGGGGCTGACGGCGCGTCCGATCGCCACCAGGGTGAGCCGGTGGGGCGGCGCGCTGCCGCAGTACCTCCCGGGCCATCTGAGCCGGATCGCCGGCGTGCGCCGGGCGCTGCCCGCGGGCCTCGCGCTCGCCGGCGCCGGCTACGACGGCGTCGGCATCCCGGCCTGCATCCGCTCCGGGGAGGCCGCCGCCGCCGCGGTGCTGCGCGCCGTCCGGACGGCCCAGGGCAGTCCGGCGGAGCCGTCGGGATCGACCGATCCGGTGGGATCGACCGATCCGGTGGAGCCGACCGATCCGGTGGGGCCGGTGGGTCCGCTGGGCCCGGGAGTCTGAGGAACGACCCGCACCGGCCGGTCCGGTCGGTGCGGGGTGATGGAGGAGACGGGTATGCCGGAGTCCACGAAGTCCGTTCAGGAGCTCAACGCCGAGCTCCTCTACACCGGGTGGTCGGTCTTCGCCGCCGACCGCCCGCTGCCCGCCGATCGGACCCCCCTGATCGACGAGGCCGACGCCCTGCTGGAAGGGGCACTGGCGAAGGACGTCTACACCCGCGGAACGTACGAGATCTCGGGCTACCGGGCCGACGCGGACCTGATGGTCTGGTGGACCAGCCCGGACCCCGACCTGCTGCAGGAGACCTACCAGCGGTTCCGCCAGACGGCGCTGGGCGGCCATCTGCGGCCCGTGTGGTCGGCCGTCGGGCTGCACCGCCCGGCGGAGTTCAACCGCAACCACATCCCGGCGTTCGTCCGCCGGGAGGACCCGCGCGGGTACATCTGCGTCTATCCGTTCAACCGGTCTCTGGAGTGGTACCTGCTGCCGGAGTACGAGCGGCGCGGGCTGCTCGCCGAGCACGGGATCATGGGCCGCGAGTTCGAGGACGTCCGGGCCAACACGGTCGCCGCGTTCGGCCTGGGCGACTACGAGTGGCTGCTCGCGTTCGAGGCCGACGAGCTGCACCGCATCGTCGACTGCATCCGCCACCTGCGGGGGAGCGCCACCCGTCGGCACACCCGGCTGGAGACCCCGTTCTACAGCGGCGCCCGCAAGTCCCTCGCCGACATCGTCGCCGCCCTGCCCTGACCCGGTGGCGGCCGCGCTGAGCCGCCCGCACAGCCCCGCCACGACGCTGCGCCGCGCGACCGTGCCGTCCCTCCGGCGCGCGGCGCCGTCGGTTCTGTCTGCGGCGCGTGCCGCCGGGGCCGGCTGACACCCGCAGCCGGCGCCTGCCTGGGCGCCCCCACCCGTCCGGCAGGCGCCGACCGTCCCGTATCCGTGCCCCCCGGCTCGCGCAGGCGCGAGCCGGATCGCACAGTTTCCACCCCGACGGCGCCCGTACGGGCCGGGCAGCCGACGGCTCCCCGGCCGGAGCCGAAGAGCCATGACGCACAGTAGCAGTCCAGCCGCTTCCTGTATACGCAGCGTGCGGCCGGCGTGTGCTGTCCGGAATTTCGGTATCCACGATTGAACGCGGGAATTTCGCTACGGCGGGTTACCGGCGATCGACGTCATCTCTGCTACCTTGAGTCGCCACAAACGGACGGATGACGCCGCCGCAACAGTCGGCGGTCGCGGCGTCGTCCGGCACCTGCTTCGCGGGCCCCCGGTAGATCGGCTGAGGAGAGCCGGTAACGTTGCCCGTGACCAGGAGTGCCGGCCGCGTCGGTGGCCGGCGGTCCGGTTCGCACCGGTGTGCACCCCGACGCAACGCCGGGCAGTGCGCGAACAGCCGGCCCGCCGTCCGCGGTGGCCCACAGTCAGTGGCGGGGGAAGATCGCTGGAGGTCCGGTCGATGCATCACCGATGGTTGAGCTCTCGGCCGTCCACGCGAGGCATACCGAGAACCGCGGCAGGATGGGGTCGGGCCCGGACCGCACCCGAGATCCGACGCGTTGTGGCGACCACGGAGCGGTCGACGATCGGCGCAGCTCGGGGCATCGTCATGACCCCCACCATGCGACCAGGGCGGACGATTCGGACAGTTTGTTCGATTCGTACATTTCAGGCGACTGTCGCCGCGGAGGCGACGGCGGGGTGTTCCGTCGGGAGTCGTCGTTCGGGCGGACCGGTCGGGCGGCGCTGTCCCGCGGGTCACGCTCCCGGGGAGGGCCACGCGTGACGGAGACGATGTCGGGGGACGCCCGCGCCTCCGCCGGGTCGAACTTCGTCCCGCGCACCCGGCCCGGCCCGTCGCCCTACCCGCCGCAGACCAGGCCCGGGGCCGCCGCACCGGCGGACCACGCCGCGACGCCCCCGGGCGGGCAGCCCGGCTGGACCGGCACCGGCGGCCGCCACAGCGTCGCCCGCGCGCACTCGGTCGCGGCGCTGGAGAACGTGGCCTACCGGGCGCAGGTCACCTGGGAGCGCCGCTACGTGCGGCTACTGATCCTGTTCGACGCGGCGGCCTGCGTGGTCGCCGCGGGGCTGGCGTTCTTCGTGCGGTTCGGCGACCTCGTCGACTTCGAGACCAAGCCGGTGTCGATCAAGCCGTACATCCTCATGACGGTGCTGCTGCCGGTCGCGTGGGTGCTCGCCATGTCGCTGAACCGGGCCTACGAGAGCCGGTTCCTCGGCGGTGGGTCGGAGGAGTTCCGCCGGGTGGTCAACGCCGCGGCCAGGTTCACGGCCGCGCTCGCGATCATCTCGTACGCGACCAAGGCCGAGATCGCCCGCAGCTACGTCCTCATCGCGTTCCCCGCGGCGACCCTGCTGTCGGTGGCCGGCCGGGTCATCGGGCGGGGGATCCTGCATCGGATGCGCCGCGCCGGGCGCTGCCTGCACCGGGTCCTCGTGGTCGGTGCCGGCGAGTCCGCCGCCACGCTGGTCCGCCTCGCCCAGCGCGACCCGACGTCGGGCTGGTCCGTGGTCGGCGTGGTGCTCGACCGCTCGCCGGGCCGGCACAGCCACGACCGCCCGGAGCGCAGCGGGTTCGACCTGCTCGGAGTGCCGATCGTGGGCACCTCGGAGACCCTGCACACCGCCATCACCGCCACCCACGCCACCACCGTCGCGATCTGCCCGCAGATGGACGGCGAGACCCTGCGCCGGGTGCTGTGGACGCTCGAGGGCAGCGACGTCGACGTGCTCGTCTCCTCGGCGCTGACCGACGTGACCGGCCCGCGGATCTCGATCCGCCCGGTGGCCGGGCTGCCCCTGCTGCACATCGAGGAGCCGGAGCTCAGCGGGACCCGCCGGGTCATGAAGGGCGTGTTCGACCGCTGCGTCGCCGGCACGGTGATCCTGCTGTTCCTGCCGGTCCTGCTCGGCCTCGGGATCGCGGTCCGGCTCACCAGCCGCGGCCCGGCGCTGTTCAAGCAGATCCGGGTCGGCCGGGGCGGCGAGCACTTCACGATGTTCAAGTTCCGGTCCATGTACGTGGACGCGGAGGCGCGCAAGGCCGAGCTGGAGTCGCGTAACGAGCGCGCCGAGGGCCTGCTGTTCAAGATGCGCGACGACCCTCGGATCACCCGCGTCGGGAAGTTCCTGCGCAAGTGGTCGCTCGACGAGCTGCCACAGTTGATCAATGTGCTCAACGGCAGCATGTCGTTGGTCGGGCCGCGCCCGCCGCTGCCCTCGGAGGTCGCCCGCTACGAGGACGACGTGCACCGCCGGCTGATGGTGAAGCCCGGTCTGACCGGCCTGTGGCAGATCAGCGGACGCTCGGACCTGGAGTGGGACGAGTCGGTCCGCCTCGACCTGCGCTACGTGGAGAACTGGTCGCTGGCGATGGACTTCGTCATCCTCTGGCGGACCGTCTTCGCCGTCCTGCGCCGCGAAGGCGCCTACTGAGCTGGCCTGACCTGACCCGGCCGGCCGGCCGGCCCGACCGACCGACCGGCTGGCGGGCTTCC from Frankia alni ACN14a harbors:
- the hemQ gene encoding hydrogen peroxide-dependent heme synthase translates to MPESTKSVQELNAELLYTGWSVFAADRPLPADRTPLIDEADALLEGALAKDVYTRGTYEISGYRADADLMVWWTSPDPDLLQETYQRFRQTALGGHLRPVWSAVGLHRPAEFNRNHIPAFVRREDPRGYICVYPFNRSLEWYLLPEYERRGLLAEHGIMGREFEDVRANTVAAFGLGDYEWLLAFEADELHRIVDCIRHLRGSATRRHTRLETPFYSGARKSLADIVAALP
- the hemG gene encoding protoporphyrinogen oxidase, producing MRVVIVGGGVAGLAAAHALSGHAEVTVLDAGERVGGKLRTTPIEGMDVEEGAESFLARVPDGLRLARQIGLGHDIVHPATTSASLWIRGRLRPIPPNTMLGVPTDAFGLVRSGVLSPWGLLRAAADLALPRTRFPDDPTVGGFVGARVGREVVDLLVDPLLGGVYAGRADALSLRATVPQLVPILTEDRSLLLGAHRVRARTAPAASASTTPLFASLRGGLGSFATRLAERSGATVRTGVLVRAVERTAGGWRVVCDRVGGGEKPEPLTADAVILAVPAGVARTLLSPLAPHAAAPLAGVPYASVGLITLVYRDVTPPPGSGFLVPARAGTSVKAATFLTTKWPHVRAGRFTVVRASIGRAGAEHDLQRGDTELAGVAAAEIAQITGLTARPIATRVSRWGGALPQYLPGHLSRIAGVRRALPAGLALAGAGYDGVGIPACIRSGEAAAAAVLRAVRTAQGSPAEPSGSTDPVGSTDPVEPTDPVGPVGPLGPGV
- a CDS encoding sugar transferase, whose protein sequence is MTETMSGDARASAGSNFVPRTRPGPSPYPPQTRPGAAAPADHAATPPGGQPGWTGTGGRHSVARAHSVAALENVAYRAQVTWERRYVRLLILFDAAACVVAAGLAFFVRFGDLVDFETKPVSIKPYILMTVLLPVAWVLAMSLNRAYESRFLGGGSEEFRRVVNAAARFTAALAIISYATKAEIARSYVLIAFPAATLLSVAGRVIGRGILHRMRRAGRCLHRVLVVGAGESAATLVRLAQRDPTSGWSVVGVVLDRSPGRHSHDRPERSGFDLLGVPIVGTSETLHTAITATHATTVAICPQMDGETLRRVLWTLEGSDVDVLVSSALTDVTGPRISIRPVAGLPLLHIEEPELSGTRRVMKGVFDRCVAGTVILLFLPVLLGLGIAVRLTSRGPALFKQIRVGRGGEHFTMFKFRSMYVDAEARKAELESRNERAEGLLFKMRDDPRITRVGKFLRKWSLDELPQLINVLNGSMSLVGPRPPLPSEVARYEDDVHRRLMVKPGLTGLWQISGRSDLEWDESVRLDLRYVENWSLAMDFVILWRTVFAVLRREGAY